The genomic window GGATTTTCCATGGCTTTGATAATGCGTTCTGTCTGTTTTTTTCGGGACAGGTGATGGGAAAAGTGGATGGAACAGACCCGCAGATCCAGTTTTTTCAATATGTCATCAGGCAAATCAAGGCTTCCATCTGCCCGGATGTCCACTTCCACGCCTTTGAGTACACGAAAATTTTCCAGACGGTCATTGAGCGCGTCAATTGTTTCGATCTGTTTTTCCAGGCGGGGGATATCCATGCCGTTGGCGATGCGGACCTGCACAGAATGATCTGTGATGGCAAGATATTTGTATCCCATGTCCTGAGCGGTTTGCACCATTTCTTCAAGACCGGCCAGGCCATCGGTCTCAGTGGTATGGACATGCAGATCCCCTTGTATGTCCTGTAACTGGATCAGCCGGGGCAGCCGGTCCTGTTCCGCCGCTTTGATTTCACCGGTATGTTCCCGAAGTTCCGGTACGACAAAAGCCAGGTCCAGGATCTCATAGATCTGTTTTTCATGGGAAACGGAGATCTGTTTTTTCCCTTTGAAAATACCGTATTCATTGATTTTCAGGTTTTTTTTCACGGCCCGTTTCCGAAGGGCGATATTATGGGCTTTGGAACCTGTGAAATGATGGAGCCCTGCAGCATAGGCATCCGGGGCAAGTACCCGCAGATCCACATGAAGACCGGAGGAGAGCACTGCCCGGCAGAGGGTTTCGCCTCTGGAAATGATTTTTTTTATATCTGCATATGCGGTGAAATGTTTTATCACCTTTTCGGGTGTGTCACTGCAGATCAAAAGATCCAGGTCTCCCACGGTTTCTTTGCGCCGCCTGAAACTGCCGGCCAGCTTGATCCGGTCAATATCCTGTGCTTTTTTCATATGGGCCAGCAAAGGCGCGGCCCGTTCTTCCGCCTCAGATAATAAAATGCGCCCGGATTCGGATGTCATCTGTTCAAGGCCGTTTAAAACAGCGTGTTCGAGTTTTTTCCCAAAGCCCTGTATAGTGCGGATTTTTTTGGCCCGGGCAGCGGCTTTAAGCTCTTTTATGGTGGAAATGCCCAGTTCCTGATACAGCTGTTTTACCCGTTTGGGGCCCAGGTGTTCAATCTCCATCAAACGGGGCAGTTCTGAGGGCAGACGGGCTTGGATTTCCTTCAGTTCTGTAAAGGTTTTTTGGGAAACAATCTGCGTTATCTTGTCTGCCAGGTCCTGGCCGATGCCCGGGAGTGCGGTCAGATCCTCTTTTTGTTTGATCAGGTCGGGTACTGGCCGGGACAGCCCCTTGACGGTTCTGGCGGCATTGCGGTATGCCCTGACCCTGAAAGGATTGGCATCTTCAATTTCCAGCAGATCCGCCATGCGGTTGAGCTGTGCTGCGATGTCCGTGTTATGCACCGGCATGGATTGGTTGTATCCTTCAGATGTGAAACTTTCGGGTATTTCCGACTTTCAGTTCATACAGGTTTTCCTTGAATCCGAATTTAAACGTGTTTTCCGGGCTGCACAAAAGCGTGATTTTGCACATTTCCTGGGTGGTTTCAAAGGCCAGGGTACTGCCCCGATACCGCACCTGCATTTCCAGTTTTTCAAGCACTTCAGGCAGTTCCGGGTTGACCCATAAGATATTGCCCCGGGTTTTTATGCCCATGTATGCTTCCTGGAGAATGTTGACTGATCCGGCCATGGCGCCCAGATGAATCCCTTCCCGGGTGGTGCCGCCTTGAATATCATTAATGTCGCTTTGAAGGGCTTTTAGAAAAAACTTCCAGGACCGTTTCCGGTCCGACCGGGCCATTACCCAGGAATGGACCACCCAGCTCAAAGAGGAGCCATATGTGGTACGATGGACATAATAATCGATATTTTTGGGAATCGTTTCATATTCAAACGGATAATTCAATTGTTTGAACAGGGTTTTCAGTTCAGGCGCGGAAAACAGATAAAACAGCATGAGCACATCCGCCTGTTTTGTTATCTTGTAATTGTTGGGACTGTCTCCTTCGGCTTCCAGTATGCGGTCCATGCGCTGGATGTTGGTGTATTTTTCCCGGTATTTTTCCCAGTCCAGTTCCTTGAGCCGGTCGTAATGTTCAAACTGGCTGATGATGTTGTCGTCATGAAAGATGATCCGCATTTTCCGGCTGATATCCCACCAGAGATCTGTTTCAGATTCTGTGATGTGCAGGGTTTCACAAAGCTCTTCAATGCGGTCTTCGGGCAGAATTTCCAGGACGTTCAATGCCTGGGTCAACACCCAGGTCGCCATGACATTGGTATAGGCATTGTTGTCCAGCCCCGGCTCATCCGCATCCGGGTAGGCATCATGGTATTCATCCGGACCCATCACTTTGAGGATTTCGTACCGGTCAAAATCTTTGTTAAACGTGGAAATGCTTGCCCAGAACCGGGCGATTTCAAGCAGCACTTCCGCACCATACTCAGACATGAACTGCATATCCCCGGTGGATTCGAAATATTTCCAGATATTGAATGCAATGGCTGCATTTACATGCTTTTGAAAATGTGAATTATCCGGGATCCATCGCCCGGATTTGGGATTCAGGTGCACGGTCTGGGTTTCTTCTCTGCCGCTGCTCCCGCTCTGCCAGGGAAACATGGCACCTTTATATCCGGCGGCCCTGGCAGCGGCCCTTGCCGTATCCAGCCGGCGGTACCGGTACAGCAGAAGCGAACGGGTGATTTCCGGATGCTGCAGGGTTATAAACGGGTAAATATACAGCTCATCCCAGAAAATATGCCCCCGGTAAGCTTCTCCGTGCCAGCCCCTGGCAGGCACTCCCACATCCAGATTAATGGTCTGTTTGGATGTGGTCTGCAGCAGATGAAAGATGTGCAGTCGGACCACCATTTCCGGATGGTGGTCTGAGCGTTTTTTTCTGCGGTCGGTCAGTGTAATGTCGGATCGGCGCCACAATTGTTTCCAGGCCAGTTTGTGGGTTTTGAGCAGGGGTTCAAAGCCGGGGGTACGCTGGATTCTTGCCCTGGCGGCCAGACCGCACTCGGAAATGGCAATATCCCGGGAGGTGTGCACCAGAACCACTTTTTCCACCACAATGGTTTCTTTCTTTTTGATATCCACGGTATAGCGTTTGCCCACATATCCATCATCATCCATCAGCTTGGGTGCCAGTTCCAGGGCCTTGCCTTTTCTGGTTATCCGGGTTCTGGCTGTCATGGCCACCCGCAGTTCTGACTGGACGGTCTGTACTTTCAGATAAAGCGGCCTGTCTTGAACGGATTCACTTTCCAGAACTTCAAGGTGCCGGCTGTTCAGCTCGCCGTACCTTTTTACCCCCCGGTTCTGAACCGTGCCGTCGATGGCTGATTCCACCTCAAGGGCACCGGTTTCATTTTCACTGGTCAATGATACCTGCATGGCAGCCGTGTGCCGGTCCCCCATATGCACAATGCGCTGTTCTTCCATCCGGATGCGGCGTCCCTGTTCGTCTTCAAAAACAACGATATGGGTGAGAATCCCGTTCTGGATATCCAGTTCCCGGCAATAGGACCGAATGGCTGCATTTTCAGGAGAAAACCATTGTCCGCCTGTGAAACGAAACTTCAGACACAGCCAGTTGGGCATATTTACCAGATCTTCGTTCTCAATGTCCCTGTCGGCAATCTTGGTTTTGAGCCGGTTGTATCCTCCGGCCAGGTAGGTGCCGGGATAATGGATGTCGCCGGCAGACACCTGGGCACTTGCCCCCCGGGTGGCAAAATAGCCGTTTCCCAGTGTGCACAAAGCTTCGCGAAGTCCCTCTTCCTGCGGTTTATAGGTATTGTAGGTTAAATTCCAGGCAGGCATATTATCTTTCCTTTTCATCAAAAAGTGTTTCTATAAATGCGGCAGTTTCCCGGGTGTTTTCCAGTACAAAATCAGCTGATGTCGGGTGAAAACTGCCCTTGACGATAATACTGGTGCCGATGGTTTTCAGGCTTTCAAATGCATCCTCATCCGTAATATCGTCTCCAATATACATGGGATAATAGGTGTCCAGATTCAGGTTCAGTTTTTCCATCAGCCATGTCAGGGCTTTTCCCTTATGCCATTCAATGTCGGGCTGCAGCTCAAACACTTTTTTCCCTTCCGTGATGCGCAGTTCAGGGTGATCGGTCTGGACCTGGCGAACGGTCTGCCGGACTGTGGTTACCTGCGCCTGTTTGACATTCCTGTAATGGATGGCAATGGAAAATTGTTTGCGTTCAAGGGCCGCACCCGGGATGTGGGTCAGGTTTTGTTCCAGCTGACCCTGGGCCTTGTCCAGAACAGGCAGAAATTGCTTTCCCTTCTGCATTTCAAGCGTAAGATTCGCCGGGCCGGAAATATCAAAGCCGTGGCTGCCGGCATAATAGAGATTGTCCAGTTTTACAAAGTTTTGAATGGCTGCAAGGTCTCTGCCGCTGATGACGGCCACCACCCATTTTTTGGCCACTTTTCCCAGCGTCTGCCGGGTGCTCTGGTCCAGGAATGCCTTTTGGGGATCATTGACAATAGGGGTCAGGGTGCCGTCATAATCCAGAAAAAGGGCGATCTTCCTGTCTTTGGCCCGCTGTAGAATCTGTTGAACATGGTCCAGGGCCGGAGGCAAAGATGCCATTTCTTTTTTTCTGACCGGAAGCCTGTCATTGATGCGGATATCGCACAGATCTGAAAACACCACATCAGCCCCTGCTTTTTTCAAAATGGATTCATTGTCTGCCCTGTTTACACCGATCACCCGATAAAATCCGCCTTTTTTTGCAGCGCTCACCCCGGATGTCGCATCTTCAAAAACAGCGGTGCGCTTTGCTGTGACTTCCATGCGGCGGGCAGCCTCGAAAAAGATATCCGGGTCAGGCTTTCCTTTTATTCCCAGCTTTTGGGAAAGCACACCGTCCACCACTGTGTCGAACCAATCTGCAATCCCGACCGCCTCAAGCACGGGAATGCAGTTTTTACTGGCGGAAATAACCGCTATTTTCCATCCTTGTCTTTTGATTTCATACATCAGGCTCAATGTATCTTCGTATACTTCGGGTCCTTGTTTTTGCAGATAGGTATTGAAAATCTCATTTTTTCTGTTGCCAAGCCCATAGATGGTTTCATTGCTCAGATCGTCTGACGGATTTCCCCGGGGCAGGTCGATCCCCCTGGATTTGAGAAATGATTCCACCCCGTCATATCGGGGTTTCCCATCTACATAAGTGCGGTATTCTTTGTCTGCATCAAAAGGAATATATGCCTGGTTTTCACGGGCAGCCCGGGTTTTTAAATAAGTGTCGAAAAGGGTTTTCCACGCTGTTGCATGCACCTTTGCCGTCTGGGTGATCACACCGTCAAGGTCAAAAATAACACCGTCACAGGTCTCTTTTGAGAGCCCGAAATCTGTTTGATTCATCTGTTTTTTCCTTTCGCCTGATACCGGTCTGAGTTTTGTTTTGGGCCGGTAATATTGAATTTTTCTAAATACACTCAACATATGTTTTTTTTTGCCGGTGATACAATACACAATAACCCCCATATTGGAGGAAATTTTCTTGTATTTGTCTATTTTTGATCTATGACGGCCTGTTGAAAAAACACAAACCCGATTCAACTGCATACCCTTACGATAAAAAATGGTGGTTTTTCACCATATGATCCTTTTTCATGGTCTGGTAAGGTGACAAAAACTGGCAACATACCGGATAATAAGGAGAAGAGACAGATGAAACATATAACAACACCCGGTAAAATGCATCTGGCGGATGCATTCAACAAAAATGACCTCGATGCTTTGCTCAAACATGAAAACGCTGCATGCATCTCCATATATATACCTACCCACAGGGGCGGCAAAGAAAGCCTGCAAAATCAGATCCGTTTTAAGAATACCATGGAGAAGATCAAACCCATCGTTCCGGGCATTGACCTGGGCCCTGCCATGGCGCTGCTGGAGAACGGCAATGCCGCATTCTGGCAGTATCAAAAAGACGGGTTCGCCCTTTTTATGTCACCTGAACTGACGCGTGCCTTTCGGCTTTCCATGGACACGCCCGAAGTGGCAGTGGTGGCAGATCAGTTTCACCTGAAACCGGTTTTGCCCCTGGTGGCCTATGACACCACTTTTTTTATCCTTGCCCTCAGTCAGAATGAATGCCGGTTGTATCAGTGCACCCGGCAGCATTGTGATGAAATCACACCCGAAAATCTGCCGGACAGCCTGTCCCAGGCATTGCGGTTCGATCTTCAGGAAAAACAGCTCCAGTTTCATACCGCAAGCCAGACCAGCCAGACACCGGGCAGAAAAGCGGCGGTTTTCCATGGACAGGGTGGGGCTGATGATGAAGATAAAGACCGTATTCTGAGGTATTTTCAAGCCATTAACAAAGCGTTGACCACCTTTTTGGGTCCGCGTTCGGATCTGCTGATCCTGGCGGGTGTGGATTATCTCCATGCCCTGTATCGAACCGCCAATACCTATCCTTACCTTGTAAAAGAAGGGATCACTGGAAATCCGGAAAATATGTCGGCACAGGACCTGCAAAAAGCGGCCTGGAAGATTGCGGCACCGCATACCCGCAAAGACCTGAACCAAGCGTTAAACACATATCACGATCTGAAGGGGTCAGGCAAAACTGCCAATGATCTGGCCCATATTCTTGAGCAGGCACCCACCGGGCAGGTGAAACACCTGATAGTCGCCCGGGATGTTGACCAATGGGGGCAGTTCAGCTGGGATGACGGACCGGTTTTTCATTCTGAAAAGCAGGCGCAAGACCAGGATCTGCTGAATGTGGCCGCATGCCATGCACTCAGAAACGGTGCGTCTGTATTTCCGGTGCCTTTGAAAGAGATGCCCGATGATTCGCCGGTGGCGGCTGTTTTTTATTAACACCCATGCATATAACAAGAAACAGGAGGAAAACACAATGGATCGCTTGAACGCTAAAACCGCATTGATTACGGGCGGTGCCCGGGGAATCGGCCGGGAAATCTGTAAACTGTTTGCCAGGGAAGGGGCATATGTGATCGTCACCGACATTATTGATGATGAAGGCGAACAGCTGGTTGAAGAAATCCGCCAAAACCAGGGCCGGGCAGAGTATCAGCATCTGGACACTTCTGATGAAAAAAATGTGGCCGATGTGATCTCGCCGGCTGACAGCCTTACCATCCTGGTGAACAACGCCGGCATTGCCGGTCCCAACAAACCCACCCATGAAATTGA from Desulfotignum phosphitoxidans DSM 13687 includes these protein-coding regions:
- the polX gene encoding DNA polymerase/3'-5' exonuclease PolX, whose amino-acid sequence is MPVHNTDIAAQLNRMADLLEIEDANPFRVRAYRNAARTVKGLSRPVPDLIKQKEDLTALPGIGQDLADKITQIVSQKTFTELKEIQARLPSELPRLMEIEHLGPKRVKQLYQELGISTIKELKAAARAKKIRTIQGFGKKLEHAVLNGLEQMTSESGRILLSEAEERAAPLLAHMKKAQDIDRIKLAGSFRRRKETVGDLDLLICSDTPEKVIKHFTAYADIKKIISRGETLCRAVLSSGLHVDLRVLAPDAYAAGLHHFTGSKAHNIALRKRAVKKNLKINEYGIFKGKKQISVSHEKQIYEILDLAFVVPELREHTGEIKAAEQDRLPRLIQLQDIQGDLHVHTTETDGLAGLEEMVQTAQDMGYKYLAITDHSVQVRIANGMDIPRLEKQIETIDALNDRLENFRVLKGVEVDIRADGSLDLPDDILKKLDLRVCSIHFSHHLSRKKQTERIIKAMENPFFNILGHPTGRLINRRKPYAVDLEKIMAAAKENGCFLELNAQPDRLDLNDDACRLARDMNVKIAVSSDAHDTGGLSHLRRGIDQARRGWLEPADVINTYSCEDLIRMMTRR
- a CDS encoding glycoside hydrolase family 65 protein, translating into MPAWNLTYNTYKPQEEGLREALCTLGNGYFATRGASAQVSAGDIHYPGTYLAGGYNRLKTKIADRDIENEDLVNMPNWLCLKFRFTGGQWFSPENAAIRSYCRELDIQNGILTHIVVFEDEQGRRIRMEEQRIVHMGDRHTAAMQVSLTSENETGALEVESAIDGTVQNRGVKRYGELNSRHLEVLESESVQDRPLYLKVQTVQSELRVAMTARTRITRKGKALELAPKLMDDDGYVGKRYTVDIKKKETIVVEKVVLVHTSRDIAISECGLAARARIQRTPGFEPLLKTHKLAWKQLWRRSDITLTDRRKKRSDHHPEMVVRLHIFHLLQTTSKQTINLDVGVPARGWHGEAYRGHIFWDELYIYPFITLQHPEITRSLLLYRYRRLDTARAAARAAGYKGAMFPWQSGSSGREETQTVHLNPKSGRWIPDNSHFQKHVNAAIAFNIWKYFESTGDMQFMSEYGAEVLLEIARFWASISTFNKDFDRYEILKVMGPDEYHDAYPDADEPGLDNNAYTNVMATWVLTQALNVLEILPEDRIEELCETLHITESETDLWWDISRKMRIIFHDDNIISQFEHYDRLKELDWEKYREKYTNIQRMDRILEAEGDSPNNYKITKQADVLMLFYLFSAPELKTLFKQLNYPFEYETIPKNIDYYVHRTTYGSSLSWVVHSWVMARSDRKRSWKFFLKALQSDINDIQGGTTREGIHLGAMAGSVNILQEAYMGIKTRGNILWVNPELPEVLEKLEMQVRYRGSTLAFETTQEMCKITLLCSPENTFKFGFKENLYELKVGNTRKFHI
- the otsB gene encoding trehalose-phosphatase, giving the protein MNQTDFGLSKETCDGVIFDLDGVITQTAKVHATAWKTLFDTYLKTRAARENQAYIPFDADKEYRTYVDGKPRYDGVESFLKSRGIDLPRGNPSDDLSNETIYGLGNRKNEIFNTYLQKQGPEVYEDTLSLMYEIKRQGWKIAVISASKNCIPVLEAVGIADWFDTVVDGVLSQKLGIKGKPDPDIFFEAARRMEVTAKRTAVFEDATSGVSAAKKGGFYRVIGVNRADNESILKKAGADVVFSDLCDIRINDRLPVRKKEMASLPPALDHVQQILQRAKDRKIALFLDYDGTLTPIVNDPQKAFLDQSTRQTLGKVAKKWVVAVISGRDLAAIQNFVKLDNLYYAGSHGFDISGPANLTLEMQKGKQFLPVLDKAQGQLEQNLTHIPGAALERKQFSIAIHYRNVKQAQVTTVRQTVRQVQTDHPELRITEGKKVFELQPDIEWHKGKALTWLMEKLNLNLDTYYPMYIGDDITDEDAFESLKTIGTSIIVKGSFHPTSADFVLENTRETAAFIETLFDEKER
- a CDS encoding baeRF7 domain-containing protein, which encodes MKHITTPGKMHLADAFNKNDLDALLKHENAACISIYIPTHRGGKESLQNQIRFKNTMEKIKPIVPGIDLGPAMALLENGNAAFWQYQKDGFALFMSPELTRAFRLSMDTPEVAVVADQFHLKPVLPLVAYDTTFFILALSQNECRLYQCTRQHCDEITPENLPDSLSQALRFDLQEKQLQFHTASQTSQTPGRKAAVFHGQGGADDEDKDRILRYFQAINKALTTFLGPRSDLLILAGVDYLHALYRTANTYPYLVKEGITGNPENMSAQDLQKAAWKIAAPHTRKDLNQALNTYHDLKGSGKTANDLAHILEQAPTGQVKHLIVARDVDQWGQFSWDDGPVFHSEKQAQDQDLLNVAACHALRNGASVFPVPLKEMPDDSPVAAVFY